TTGCCAGGCGTTCGACCTGGCGACCCTGCCGCCCGAATTGATCCGCGCTCACGAGGGGCGGCGCGAGAACCTGGTCTGCGAAAACCCCCGCGCCGAGGAGCTGGGCCATTTACGCCCGCTCTATGATTTCCTCAGGCGCGACCTGGGGGTGCCCACCTTGTGCACCAGTACGCGGATGCACGGCTACCTGACGGAGCTCGTGCGGCGCGTGTCGAAGCTCGAGTTGTTGCAGGTGTTTCACACGTCCTGTCTGCAGCCGGCCCTGGCCGACGACGCGTATGCCCGGCACTGCCGCGGCGGCTCGCGTGAGGGGGTTGCCGGAGAGTAAACGCGCGATTGGATGCGCCCAGAGGGCGAAGGGAAGCGCTGGGTCGGCCGTCCGCGACCGTTCATACCAACCGTTTCCATGTCTGAACCACGCGCCAGAGAACGACGACTTGCCTGGGTCCGCGGACCCGAACTGCTGCGCGCGCCGAGCGATCCGCAGACGCTGCCGGGGTTGCTGCGCCGCGCGGCCGAGCGTTTCCCCGGGCACGGCGTGGTGTTCCTCGACGCTTTCGGCAGCGAGCAGCGGCTCGATTATCCGGAACTGCTCGCCGAGGCCGAGCGGCGGCTCGCGGCGCTGCGGACCTTGGGGCTACGCGCGGGCGACCGGCTGATCCTGTTGCCGCGCAGCACCCCGGAATTCGTGGCGCTGTTCTGGGGGTGTTTGCTGGGCGGAATCGTGCCGGCGCCGTTGCCCCTGGTGCAGGGACCGCTGGCGAACCTGCGCGGCGACGGCTCGCGCGCAGCGAGTGCCGAGGTGGCCCGGCTGCTGGCTGTGTGGCGCAAGCTGGGGCGCCCCTTGATGGTCGTTCCGGCAGAGCTGGCCGCGCGGCGCGCCGAGCTGGAGCAGATTGCCGGCGAGCCGCTGGCAGCATTGCGGTCGATCGCGGACCTCGAGTCTCACACGCGCGTCACGCAAGGGCACGACGCGGCGCCGGAAGATCTGGCCTATTTATTGTTCAGCTCGGGCAGCACGAGCGATCCCAAGGGCGTGATGGTGTCGCACGCCGGCAGCATCAGCAATCTATTGGCCACGCGGCAGCACAACGACTTCGACCATCGCGACGTGACACTCGCCTGGGCGCCGCTCTATCACGTGATCGGGCTGACGTGTTTTCATCTGTTGCCGGTCGCCACCGGTGCGACGCAAGTGTTGCTCGATCCGCTGGCATTCGTGCAGCGGCCCGAGCTGTGGCTCGAAGCGATCAACCGTCACCGGGTCGCCTTCACGGGCGGGCCGAACTTTGCTTTTTCGCTGGCCTGCGAACGCGTGGCGGAATCGGCGCTGCGGCACCTCGACTTGTCGTGCCTGAAGGTGGTGCTCAACGGTGGCGAGGTCGTCTCGGTGGCGACGTTGCGGCGGTTCTATCGCAAATTCAAGGCCTGCGGGCTGCGCAGCGAGGCGCTGGCCCCGGCGTTCGGCATGTCGGAGACGGCCGGCGGCGTGTGTTATCCGCGGCCCACGGAAAAGTTTCGCGCGTTTCGACTCGATCGGCCGGCGACCCCCGGCGTCGCCGCGGCCGCCGGCGAGGTGGCCACCGAGTATGCGAACCTGGGCTATAGCCTGCCGGGTTTGGAAGTGCGGATCGTCGACGATCGTGATCAGGTCGTCCTCGAACGCGAAGTGGGGCACGTGCAGGTCCGCGGCGCGGCACTGGCCAGCGGCTACTGGGGCGACGAGCAAGCCACGGCTGCCGCATTTGTCGACGGTTGGCTGCGCACCGGCGACCTGGGATTCTTGAGCGCCGGTCAACTGGCGATCGTCGGACGTTCGAAAGACGTGATCATCGTGCATGGTCACAACTACTACGCGCACGATCTGGAGCAGGCGGCTCGTGACGTCGAAGGCATCGTCCCCGATCGTGTCGTGGCCGCGAGCTGCTTCGACCCGGGCCTGGGTCGCGAACGGGTCGTAATGTTCGTGGCCATGGCTCCCGGCGCGCCCGACGCAGTGCGCGAGCAAGTGGCCGCGGCCGTGCAGCGTGCCATCGGCGTGCGCGTCGACGCGGTGTTCGTGTTGGCGGCCGATGAGTTTCCGCGCACCCCGGCCGGCAAGCTCCATCGCTACGAACTCCGCAGGCTGCTTGCGGCCGGACGATTCGACCCGCCGCAGGTCGCGACGGCGCCGACCGTGGAACCGAAGCCTGTCGCCCCCGTCGCGCCGCAAGACCCCGCCGCGCAAGTGGCCGAGGTGATTCGGGCAGCGCTGCGAGAGCTGCTCGTCACCGCGGCAGATTCACTGGACGACCGGACGAGCTTTGTCGAACTGGGGCTCGATTCGGTGTTGGCCGTGCGGCTGGCGCGCGACTTGGAAGATCGGCTCGCCGTACGGCTGCCGGCGACCACGGCCTTTGAGTTCCCGAACGTGGCGACGCTCGCTGCGCATCTTGCCGGTCGCGTCGATCCAGTCCGGCTGCCGGTGGCGGCGCCGCGCGGCGAGGCCGCGGCCCAAGTGGTCGCATCGCAGGGAGACCTGCCCGACGATGCCGTCGCGCTGGTCGGCATGGCGGGACGTTTTCCCGGGGCGGCCGATCTCGAGGAATTCTGGCAGAACCTGGCCGGCGGAAGGTGCGGCATCGTCGAGATCCCGCCCGAGCGCTGGTCGCTCGACGGCTTCTACGATCCACGGCCAGGTATTCCCGGAAAATCGATCAGCAAGTGGGCCGGGATGCTGGACGACCCGGACCTGTTCGACCCGCGCTTCTTCGGCATCTCGCCGCACGAGGCCCAGCGAATGGACCCGCAACAGCGGCTGCTCGTCGAAGTGGCCTGGGAGGCGATCGAGCGTGCAGGCCTGGCCGGAGGTCAGCTCAACGGCAGCGCGACGGGCGTGTTTGTCGGCATCAGCTTGCACGATTACTTGCGCGGCGTCATCGCCGATCCGGCGCAGGTCGACGCTTATACGGCCTCGGGCAATTTCTTGTCGATCGCCGCCAACCGGCTGAGCTACTTGTTCGATCTCAAGGGCCCGAGCCTGGCGGTCGATACCGGCTGCAGTTCGTCGCTCGTGGCGCTGCACCTGGCCGTCGAGAGCTTGCGCCGTGGCGAGTGCGACGCGGCCCTCGTCGGCACGGCACATCTACATTTCACGCCCGAGCTGTACATCAATTTCAGCCAGGCCGGCATGCTGGCGGCCGACGGTCGCGTCAAGGCGTTCGATCGCCGGGCCAACGGCTATGTGCGCGGCGAAGGCGTGGCGGCGGTCGTCCTCAAACGGCTGCGCGATGCAGTGCGCGACGGCGATCCCATCGTGGCCGTCGTTCGTGGTACGGCTGTCAATCAAGATGGCCGGACCAATGGACTGACGGCGCCAAACGTCGTCGCGCAAGTCGAGGTGCTGCAAGCCGCCTGGCGCAACGCTCGCGTCGAACCGCGAACGCTGGGCCTCGTCGAGGCCCACGGCACCGGCACTTCGTTGGGCGACCCGATCGAGGTGGATGCCCTGGTGCGAGCGTTTGACGCGGCGACACAGCAAGCCGGAGTCGAGCCCGCACATCAATGCTGCGCGCTGGGCTCCGTAAAAACGAACATCGGGCACCTGGAACCCGCCTCGGGCCTGGCCGGTTTGCTCAAGGCCGTGTTGGCGATGCGGCACCGGCAGTTGCCTCCCACATTGAATTTCGAAGCGCCCAACGAATTGCTGCGGTTCGACGAATCGCCCTTCTACATCGTCGATCGACTCCGTCCGTGGATCGCCGACCAGGTGCCGCGACGGGCATGCGTGAGCTCGTTCGGATTTGGCGGTACCAACGCGCACGTCGTGTTGGAGGAGCCGCCGGCAGGGCACAACGAGCCACGGCATCCGTCGCAGCAGCCTGCCGAGCACTTGTTTGTCGTTTCGGCCCGATCGGCGGAAACACTGGTCGAGCTGGCAGGTCGGTTGGCGAGTCATCTGCGCGCAAACAGTGCGCTCGACGCGTCGGCCGTGGCCCGGACGCTGGCGACGGGGCGGACACCCTATGCATATCGCCTGGCAATCATCGCGCGTTCGCTGGAGGAATTCACGGCACGGCTCGACGAGTTTGTCGCCGACCCAGAGCTGGCGGCGCTGGCCGAGACGAGCGGCACCGCGACGTATGACAACGAACAGCGGCGATGCTGGCTGGGATTCGTTCCGCGGACGAACCTGACGCCAACAGGGACAACTGCGCACGCCTCGGAAGCGGCCGTAACGAGCCTGGCCGCGCTGGCTGCGTCGTTTGTGCGCGGCACGGCCGTCGATTGGTCCAGTAGTTTTCCGCCGGATTTGCGGCGCGTCGAATTGCCGCCGACACCGCTGCAACGGCAGCGGTACTGGATCGGTACGCAGTCCCAGGCGATCGGGGGTGCCACGGGCGGAGCTCCGATGCCCGCTGTCGCGCAGCCGGATACGGCGGCGCCATCTCCCGGCAGCCCGGTGCCCTCGCTGGCAGCGCTGGAGCGGCGCATGACGGCGCTTTTAGCCGAGGTGCTGGAGATTGCTCCCGCGGAAATTGCGCCGACGGCCAACTACATGGAGTTGGGCCTCGATTCATTGATGGCCACGCGCGTGGCGAAGTCACTCGATCCCTTGGGGCGGCTCGAACTGGATGCGCTGCTGCTGTTTACCTACCCCAGCGTGCGCGAGCTGGCCGCGCACCTGGCGGCCGAGCATCCCGATGCGTTTCTCGAATCGGCGGCGGAAGCACCCCAGCCGGAGCCGGCGCGACTCGTCGCGCCGGTCGCCGCCATCGCAGGCGCGCGCGAGCAGAACGGCGGCATCGCGATCGTGGGGATGGCATGCAGATTCCCGGGTGCGGACAGTCCCGAGGAGCTTTGGCGCTGGATCTGCGCGGGCGGCGATGCCATTCGGACGTTACCACTCGATCGCGCCACAGCGCTAGGGTTGGCCGACGAGCAACGACCGTTGGGGGGCTGGCTCGACGACGTCGCCGGGTTCGATCCCGCGCTATTTGGCATCACCCCGCGCGAGGCACGCTATCTCGACCCACAACAGCGGCTGCTGCTGGAGCTGACCTGGGAGGCCTGCGAACGGGCTGGCTACTCGCGGCCGCAGCTGGCGCGCGACCGGGTGGGAGTCTTTGTCGGCGCCTCGAACTGCGATTACCTCGAAGTACTGCGGCGCGGCGGCGCTCAGGCCGACCCACACGTCGCGGCGGGCAATGCCCTGACGATGCTAGCCAACCGCATCTCGTATGCGTTCGACCTGCAAGGGCCGAGCTTGACGATCGATACGGCGTGCAGTTCGAGCCTCGTGGCCGTGCATCTGGCCTGCGAGGCGCTCGAGCGCGGCGAGATCGACGCGGCGCTAGTGGGCGGCGTTAACCTGATTCTCGATCCCGAGCGCAGCCGTGCCTTGGCCGCCGCGGGGATGCTCTCTCCCAACGGTCGCTGCCGGACGTTCGACGCCGCGGCCGACGGTTATGTGCGCAGCGAAGGCGCAGCGATGGTCGTGCTGCGACCGCTGGCCGCGGCGCTGGCGGCGGGCGATCGCGTACTGGCCGTGATCCGCGGCACGGCCGTGAATCACGACGGCCACTCGAAAGTGGGCGTCACGGCGCCGAATCCGAAGGCGCAAGTCGAAGTCCTCGCCAGCGCCTACCGGCGAGCGCGGGCCGCCCCTGAATCGATCGGCTATCTCGAGGCTCACGGAACGGGAACGCCTTTGGGCGATCCGATCGAGTGGCGCGCGCTCGGCGAGGTGTTTCGCGACCGGCACGCAGGCGGATGCGCCGTCGCCTCGATCAAGTCGCGCATAGGGCATCTGGAAGCGGCCGCGGGCATGGCCGGCTTGTTCCAGGCGGTGCTCGCGCTCAGCCACCGCCAGCTTCCGCCGAACGCACCAATTCAGGCCTTGAACCCGCACCTGGACATCGCAACCGGTCCGCTCTTCATCAACGATCGGCTTCGGCCTTGGGCATCGGTCGGCGCGCGGCGCGCGGGCGTGAGTTCGTTCGGTGCCGGGGGAACCAACGCTCATGCCGTGCTGGAAGAGGCGCCCGGTCCGGACGGTCGTTGCAGCGAATCGTCTGCGGCCGCTTTGCCGGGCGCGTGTGCCCTGGTGCTCTCGGCCCGCAGCTCGCAGGCACTTGAAGCACTCGCCGCGCGGTGGCGCGACGCGGTGGCCGCTACAGACGTTCCGGCGATGGCCGATCTTTGCTTCACCGCCGCGACGACGCGCGTCGCGCACGGCGTTCGCATGGCGATTGTGGCCCGCTCGGTCGATCAGCTCAGCGACCGGCTGCAGTTGTTGCGCGACTGGACCTTGCATGACCAATTGCAAGGCTCGCTGGTCTTCGTCGGTGTGCCGGATGAGGCAGCCGCGCTCGAGCGTGCTTGGGAAGGTGACGTCGAACCAAGGCTCCAGCGGCTGAGCGCCGCACAATTGGAGCGGCTTGCCGCTTGCTGTGTTCGCGATCCGAGCGAATGGGAGCTGACCGCGAAGATTCGGCAGCTTGCGGTCGCGGCTGCCGCGCAATTCGAATCCCGGCCCGACGCCGATGACGTCGCCTGGTGGACGGCGCTGGCGCTGGTTTGGACCCTGGGCGCGGAAATCGATTGGCCGGCCTGTTTCGCCGGGCAGCACGCACGTCGCGTCGCGGCGCCGACGTATCCGTTCGAGCATCAGCCCTATTGGGTCTCGCCGCCGAAAGCCGCCGAGCTGCTTGCGGCATTGCCTCGACCGGAGGCGGCGCAACCGGCCATTGCGAGTGGCGGCGGTCTGCTCGAGCAGGTGGTGGAAGTGCTGGCGCAGGCGCTGGAGGTTGCGCCGGACACGCTGGACGTGCGGCGGCCGCTAGTCGATCAGGGGCTCGACTCGATCCTGGCCACGCGGATTGCCCGCGAGTTGGGTGAACGGTTCGGCGAGCGCCTGCCGGCGACATTGTGCTTCGAATTTCCGACGGCCGAGCAGTTGGCGGCCCACCTGGCACCCCAAATGCGGTCCCGGGCCCAGCGGGCCGAAGCGAATCTTCTCACAGGCGGCTCGGCGGGTGACGAGCGACACGCGATCGCCGTGATTGGTTTCGGCGGGCGGTTTCCGCAGTCGGAGTCGCTCGAACAGTTCTGGCAACATTTGCTGGCTGGGAGCGATTTGGCGCAAGCCATTCCAGCCGAACGTGCAGGCATGCAGGGCGTTCGCCAGCGCGCGGCGCTGCTGGCCGGGATCGATCGCTTCGACGCGGAGTTCTTCCAGGTCGCCCCGCGCGAGGCGGCTGCGATGGATCCCCAGCAGCGATTGTTGCTCGAAGTGGCCTGGGAAACGCTCGAGATGGCCGGCTATGCCGGTGACGCCCTGACCGGTTCGCGCACCGGAGTCTTCGTCGGGGGCATGGCGAGCGAGTACCTGCCGGCGATTCTCGCGCGCGGTGGCGAGCTGCCCACGCACGTGGGCACGGGCAACGCGCTGAGCGTGATCGCCAATCGCACTTCGTATTTCCTGAATCTCAAAGGCCCTTGCCTGGCGGTCGACACGGCCTGCAGCTCGTCGTTGGTGGCTGTGCATCTGGCGGTCGCCAGCCTGCGGCGCGGCGAGTGCGACTATGCGCTCGCGGCGGGCACGCAGGTTGGGCTGGCAGCGTCGCATTTCGACGTCATGGGGCGTCTTGGTGTGTTGTCGCCGACCGGGCGCTGCCAGACGTTTGGCGCGGCGGCCGACGGCTATGTCCTGGGCGAGGGCGTGGGAGCCGTGTTGCTCAAGCCGCTCCAGCGTGCCTTGGCCGAGGGCGATGCCATCTATGGCGTGCTACTCGGCAGCGCGATGAATCACGGCGGCGAAGCAGCCGGCCTGACGGTACCGTCGCCGCAGGCCCAGGCGGCCGTGATCCGCGCGGCCCTGAACGATGCTCACGTCTTGCCCGAGACACTCAGCTACATCGAAGCCCACGGCACGGGTACGCGCCTGGGCGACCCGATCGAAATCGCCGGGCTGCGGCAGGCTTTTGCCGGGCAATACGCGCGTCGGCAATCGTGCGCGATCGGCAGCGTGAAATCGAACGTCGGCCATCTCGAGCCGGCCGCCGGTATCGCGGGACTGATCAAAGTGTTGCTCGCACTGCGGCACGAAACGCTGCCGCCTCACGCCGCGCAGGGCGATCTCAATCCGGCGCTGGCGCTCGAAGAAACGCCCTTCTGGGTCAACGATCGGCCATGGCCGTGGCCGGGCGGCGGTACGCCGCGTCGCGCGGGCGTCAGCGCGTTCGGATTTGGCGGCACGAATGCCCATGTCGTCGTCGAAGAACCGCCCACGCGTGAGCGGCACGTCGCACCGCCGCCAGGCGACGAACACGTGCTGGTCGTGTCGGCCAGAACCGAGGCCGCGCTGCGCGAACAGTGTCGGCGGCTCGCCGTGCACCTGTCAGAACATCCCGAGCAGTCGCTTGGCGATATTTGTGCAACTGCGGCCCTCGGGCGGCGGGCATTCAAGTGCCGGTTCGCCGCCGTCGGCACGAATCGCGACGAGTTGATCATGGCGTTGCGCGCGGCAGCCGGCGGAGACGTTTCCGCCACACCGCCGGTCGGACCGAGCCCGGCCCGGGACCTCGCGCGGCAATTCCTTGCAGGCGAGCGCGTCGATTGGGCGCTCCATTTCGGGCCCTACCAAAAGGTCGAGTTGCCGACGTACCCGTTCCAGAGGCAGCGGTATTGGATCGATACGATCGGCACACCGCCGACCAACGCTCCCCCGCCGGCCACAGAACAGCGGCCAGCCGAGGTGCCGCCGGCGGCGCTGCCCGATGATCTGAACGCGTGGTTCCATGAAGTGTGTTTCGTCGAACGCGCGCAACATTCCGGCGCTCGCTCGCTATCGGGCCATTGGCTGGTCGCCTCGGAGATGGATGATCGCGTTGCCGATGGGCTCGTGGCGCGTCTGGTGCGGACGGGCATTCGTGTGACCCGCGTCTTCTGGGGCACTCGCAATCAGTCGCTGTGGCCGCATGCGTTCGAAGTCGATGCCGACCATGTCGAGGCGGTCGAAGCATGGCTTGCCGCCTTGCCGGGCGGTCCCACGGGAATGGTGATTCTTCCCACGGCGGCACAATCGGCGGTCGTGCCGGCCACGCTGCGGAGCGCGGGCATCTTGCGGGCCCTCGCACGCTCGCAAGCGGCCGCCACGATCGAGACCTGGTTTGTTACCCGCGGTGCATGGGACACAACCGGCAATGTCGCCGAGCGCGAAGGCGACGCGGCGGCGGCGGCCGTTG
This is a stretch of genomic DNA from Pirellulales bacterium. It encodes these proteins:
- a CDS encoding SDR family NAD(P)-dependent oxidoreductase; protein product: MSEPRARERRLAWVRGPELLRAPSDPQTLPGLLRRAAERFPGHGVVFLDAFGSEQRLDYPELLAEAERRLAALRTLGLRAGDRLILLPRSTPEFVALFWGCLLGGIVPAPLPLVQGPLANLRGDGSRAASAEVARLLAVWRKLGRPLMVVPAELAARRAELEQIAGEPLAALRSIADLESHTRVTQGHDAAPEDLAYLLFSSGSTSDPKGVMVSHAGSISNLLATRQHNDFDHRDVTLAWAPLYHVIGLTCFHLLPVATGATQVLLDPLAFVQRPELWLEAINRHRVAFTGGPNFAFSLACERVAESALRHLDLSCLKVVLNGGEVVSVATLRRFYRKFKACGLRSEALAPAFGMSETAGGVCYPRPTEKFRAFRLDRPATPGVAAAAGEVATEYANLGYSLPGLEVRIVDDRDQVVLEREVGHVQVRGAALASGYWGDEQATAAAFVDGWLRTGDLGFLSAGQLAIVGRSKDVIIVHGHNYYAHDLEQAARDVEGIVPDRVVAASCFDPGLGRERVVMFVAMAPGAPDAVREQVAAAVQRAIGVRVDAVFVLAADEFPRTPAGKLHRYELRRLLAAGRFDPPQVATAPTVEPKPVAPVAPQDPAAQVAEVIRAALRELLVTAADSLDDRTSFVELGLDSVLAVRLARDLEDRLAVRLPATTAFEFPNVATLAAHLAGRVDPVRLPVAAPRGEAAAQVVASQGDLPDDAVALVGMAGRFPGAADLEEFWQNLAGGRCGIVEIPPERWSLDGFYDPRPGIPGKSISKWAGMLDDPDLFDPRFFGISPHEAQRMDPQQRLLVEVAWEAIERAGLAGGQLNGSATGVFVGISLHDYLRGVIADPAQVDAYTASGNFLSIAANRLSYLFDLKGPSLAVDTGCSSSLVALHLAVESLRRGECDAALVGTAHLHFTPELYINFSQAGMLAADGRVKAFDRRANGYVRGEGVAAVVLKRLRDAVRDGDPIVAVVRGTAVNQDGRTNGLTAPNVVAQVEVLQAAWRNARVEPRTLGLVEAHGTGTSLGDPIEVDALVRAFDAATQQAGVEPAHQCCALGSVKTNIGHLEPASGLAGLLKAVLAMRHRQLPPTLNFEAPNELLRFDESPFYIVDRLRPWIADQVPRRACVSSFGFGGTNAHVVLEEPPAGHNEPRHPSQQPAEHLFVVSARSAETLVELAGRLASHLRANSALDASAVARTLATGRTPYAYRLAIIARSLEEFTARLDEFVADPELAALAETSGTATYDNEQRRCWLGFVPRTNLTPTGTTAHASEAAVTSLAALAASFVRGTAVDWSSSFPPDLRRVELPPTPLQRQRYWIGTQSQAIGGATGGAPMPAVAQPDTAAPSPGSPVPSLAALERRMTALLAEVLEIAPAEIAPTANYMELGLDSLMATRVAKSLDPLGRLELDALLLFTYPSVRELAAHLAAEHPDAFLESAAEAPQPEPARLVAPVAAIAGAREQNGGIAIVGMACRFPGADSPEELWRWICAGGDAIRTLPLDRATALGLADEQRPLGGWLDDVAGFDPALFGITPREARYLDPQQRLLLELTWEACERAGYSRPQLARDRVGVFVGASNCDYLEVLRRGGAQADPHVAAGNALTMLANRISYAFDLQGPSLTIDTACSSSLVAVHLACEALERGEIDAALVGGVNLILDPERSRALAAAGMLSPNGRCRTFDAAADGYVRSEGAAMVVLRPLAAALAAGDRVLAVIRGTAVNHDGHSKVGVTAPNPKAQVEVLASAYRRARAAPESIGYLEAHGTGTPLGDPIEWRALGEVFRDRHAGGCAVASIKSRIGHLEAAAGMAGLFQAVLALSHRQLPPNAPIQALNPHLDIATGPLFINDRLRPWASVGARRAGVSSFGAGGTNAHAVLEEAPGPDGRCSESSAAALPGACALVLSARSSQALEALAARWRDAVAATDVPAMADLCFTAATTRVAHGVRMAIVARSVDQLSDRLQLLRDWTLHDQLQGSLVFVGVPDEAAALERAWEGDVEPRLQRLSAAQLERLAACCVRDPSEWELTAKIRQLAVAAAAQFESRPDADDVAWWTALALVWTLGAEIDWPACFAGQHARRVAAPTYPFEHQPYWVSPPKAAELLAALPRPEAAQPAIASGGGLLEQVVEVLAQALEVAPDTLDVRRPLVDQGLDSILATRIARELGERFGERLPATLCFEFPTAEQLAAHLAPQMRSRAQRAEANLLTGGSAGDERHAIAVIGFGGRFPQSESLEQFWQHLLAGSDLAQAIPAERAGMQGVRQRAALLAGIDRFDAEFFQVAPREAAAMDPQQRLLLEVAWETLEMAGYAGDALTGSRTGVFVGGMASEYLPAILARGGELPTHVGTGNALSVIANRTSYFLNLKGPCLAVDTACSSSLVAVHLAVASLRRGECDYALAAGTQVGLAASHFDVMGRLGVLSPTGRCQTFGAAADGYVLGEGVGAVLLKPLQRALAEGDAIYGVLLGSAMNHGGEAAGLTVPSPQAQAAVIRAALNDAHVLPETLSYIEAHGTGTRLGDPIEIAGLRQAFAGQYARRQSCAIGSVKSNVGHLEPAAGIAGLIKVLLALRHETLPPHAAQGDLNPALALEETPFWVNDRPWPWPGGGTPRRAGVSAFGFGGTNAHVVVEEPPTRERHVAPPPGDEHVLVVSARTEAALREQCRRLAVHLSEHPEQSLGDICATAALGRRAFKCRFAAVGTNRDELIMALRAAAGGDVSATPPVGPSPARDLARQFLAGERVDWALHFGPYQKVELPTYPFQRQRYWIDTIGTPPTNAPPPATEQRPAEVPPAALPDDLNAWFHEVCFVERAQHSGARSLSGHWLVASEMDDRVADGLVARLVRTGIRVTRVFWGTRNQSLWPHAFEVDADHVEAVEAWLAALPGGPTGMVILPTAAQSAVVPATLRSAGILRALARSQAAATIETWFVTRGAWDTTGNVAEREGDAAAAAVARTAAKEFAGNRCRLVDLAVDAEPDSVVDGLWTELSRSDALPECIAREGRRWEPCVRRRDAKPAAALELPADGVYLIAGAWGGIGTRLARWLAQRGPARLILVGRHGPRDQEQVAALEALGARVETVQLDICDEAAVASLVAAQLAAHRRIDGVFHVAGELYDSLLANVTTAGVQSGLRAKTIGTQVLEQATRTAGRRAFVAFSSLAVAAGNTGQAVYAAGNAAADAYLSRCRRAGDASVLSVAWGPWSDVGLAADQLTRAKLEAAGLRLIAPDVGVRLLEQVLAQAADRVLAFRTAGQDRWDQRRASQPLWRINPTGQAHEPDQPATGDSAVRQRLVAVVREELARALGAQPDEIEVARPFIELGLDSLLAEQMIAGLRERLRLPELSMTAVFRSPSVEQLAAELSTMTPQATGTALPAVPPVSVARSQPAPPAPSVGKDSLPIAVVGLACRFAGADDLDAYWQLLREGRDATGPMPQQRLQVAQSYDASFAVEGERPWGGFLNDINRFDGEFFRMAPAEAAQVDPRQRLMLEAAYRAIAHAGYDESTLAGSTTGVFVGCGANDYLTGVPAEELTVHAATGNTAACVASRIAYFMNLRGPCLPVDTACSSGLVALHLAVESLRRGECAMALAGAVHLHLRLGPWRTLRELGVLSPTHTCRPFAADADGFVPGEGVAALVLKPLTRALADGDTIYGVLRGTAVNNDGRTNGLTAPNPDAQQTLVQAAWDDARVGAESIQYIEAHGTATSLGDLVECTALAAAFASRTSRTQFCRLGSVKGNLGHTDAVAGLAGLIKVLLAMQHELLPASLHAERASERLALSTSALQLADRAMAWPRGEAPRRAGVSAFGFSGTNAHVVVEEPPTGPGTRRPVPVAPAQTMREHAWLASRWPRDPACYAMGWRPTRLEPDARRCVGLVQLVCAAESASAQRRANRLAALIHAGGGRAKVQAMPHDGPGSELGELLAAASTVVYLAPNPTTGDRSSLRAALDVLKLGQQLTSSRAGSGGRLVLVTCGAMPVELDADVRDPLAATAWGLLRSWSREEPGLVFQAIDLPADDAAEVDQLLCDELDHESATAEIAFRAEQRFMRSLEPTAFGVGPMPGPFASNVQGFRRGGVYLITGGLGGVGRYLANWLIEQYDARLLLVGRHVDQDWATSIARPENVLVRALDVADSRALAQACSAAAERFGRIEGVLHAAGINARRRLRETSAAEFEAVVRPKLAGALAIDRALAAAPPEFVVYFSSVAGFDGNALQGPYSAANRALDCLAAWRSAQGRRTLSVAWGMWAEVGMGAELVRERGDAGPAALDPQRACWLLADALIDGRSSLVLDAGRNATEATPAAGQTGTITVLPTGPVAASGASSKSALAVLRDSLAQTLGVPAARLDGERSFLDLGLDSLLAIRWMRGLEQRFGGRWSATLPFDYPTLLRLAEHVASRLPADALAAAGTSSPEPAGGVPAESAAMPVDGGIAGSQDELSGNGWGDQNGSQQREDHGEQGRSGSDVLVLKTGRRVARVMRRMR